A single window of Cryptosporangium minutisporangium DNA harbors:
- a CDS encoding IS256 family transposase, with protein RNGTRAKTVLTENTGEVEIDVPRDRAGSFEPQIVKKRQRRLSGVDEVVLSLYAKGLTTGEISAHFAEIYGASVSKETISRITDKVLEEMQAWQTRPLDEIYAAVFIDAIVVKVRDGQVANRPFYAAIGVTLNGERDILGLWAGTGGEGAKFWMSVLTDLRNRGVKDVFFLVCD; from the coding sequence CGCAACGGGACGCGGGCGAAGACGGTGCTGACGGAGAACACCGGCGAGGTCGAAATCGACGTCCCGCGGGATCGGGCCGGCAGCTTTGAGCCGCAGATCGTGAAGAAGCGCCAACGCCGGTTGTCCGGAGTGGACGAGGTCGTGCTGTCGCTCTATGCCAAGGGCCTGACCACCGGGGAGATCTCGGCGCACTTCGCCGAGATCTACGGGGCGTCGGTGTCGAAGGAGACGATCTCGAGGATCACCGACAAGGTCCTTGAGGAGATGCAGGCCTGGCAGACCCGCCCGTTGGACGAGATCTACGCGGCCGTGTTCATCGACGCCATCGTGGTGAAGGTCCGGGATGGGCAGGTGGCCAACCGGCCGTTCTATGCCGCGATCGGCGTCACACTCAACGGCGAACGCGACATCCTCGGGCTCTGGGCCGGGACCGGTGGTGAGGGCGCGAAATTCTGGATGTCCGTGCTGACCGACCTGCGCAACCGCGGTGTCAAGGACGTGTTCTTCCTGGTCTGCGACG